From Halotia branconii CENA392, the proteins below share one genomic window:
- a CDS encoding Uma2 family endonuclease, with translation MSKLQTRIPADTWVIATWDEYIQAVENPAHEKAKGYYYNGRMRIEMPPVGNDHASDHTIVLFAVNLFASLKDIALNGKDNCTYRKTGLREVQPDVSYYIGENADVIPYGTSIINLDIYPPPALVIEIANTSLADDKGEKRLMYEDLGVQEYWIVDVRNVQVMAFAVENQGSRRITESQVLPGLAISLLNDALRRTRQMNQGQVGAWLLTQFQN, from the coding sequence ATGAGCAAATTACAGACAAGAATACCAGCTGATACTTGGGTAATAGCTACTTGGGATGAATATATCCAAGCAGTCGAAAATCCTGCCCACGAAAAAGCCAAAGGCTACTACTACAACGGACGCATGAGGATTGAAATGCCACCAGTTGGAAATGATCATGCTAGTGACCATACGATTGTTCTCTTTGCTGTTAATCTATTTGCCAGCCTTAAAGATATTGCTTTAAATGGCAAAGATAACTGTACATACCGCAAAACAGGGCTTCGAGAAGTTCAACCCGATGTCTCTTACTACATTGGAGAAAATGCCGATGTCATTCCTTACGGCACTTCTATTATTAACTTAGATATTTACCCACCACCAGCTTTAGTAATAGAAATTGCTAATACTTCACTTGCTGATGATAAAGGTGAAAAACGGCTAATGTATGAAGATTTAGGAGTGCAAGAATACTGGATTGTGGATGTGCGAAATGTCCAAGTTATGGCTTTTGCAGTAGAAAATCAAGGTAGTAGACGAATTACCGAATCTCAAGTATTACCAGGTTTGGCAATTTCACTCCTAAATGATGCCTTGCGTCGCACTCGTCAGATGAATCAAGGCCAAGTTGGTGCTTGGTTATTAACTCAATTTCAGAATTA